A genomic segment from Streptomyces antibioticus encodes:
- a CDS encoding FmdB family zinc ribbon protein: MPTYQYQCTECGEGLEAVQKFTDDALTECPACHGRLKKVFSAVGIVFKGSGFYRNDSRGSSSSSSPASASKSSTSTSDSSSSASSTSSASSSSTSSAGSKSSSAGTSAGTSAA, encoded by the coding sequence GTGCCGACCTACCAGTACCAGTGCACCGAGTGCGGCGAGGGCCTCGAGGCGGTGCAGAAGTTCACCGACGACGCACTGACCGAGTGCCCCGCGTGCCATGGCCGCCTCAAGAAGGTGTTCTCCGCGGTCGGCATCGTGTTCAAGGGCTCCGGCTTCTATCGCAACGACAGCCGCGGCTCCTCGTCGAGCAGCTCGCCGGCGTCCGCGTCGAAGTCGTCGACGTCCACCTCGGACTCGTCGTCCTCCGCCTCGTCGACGTCCTCGGCCTCGTCGTCCTCGACGTCGTCCGCGGGCTCGAAGTCGTCGAGCGCCGGCACCTCGGCGGGCACCTCCGCCGCGTAA
- a CDS encoding potassium/proton antiporter translates to MAPPPRVHWRSAPARGTHARQGREPPLSVHDLNELLLVCSLVLLLAVAAVRISSRSGLPSLLVYLGIGVLMGQDGIGDIKFDNAELTQVIGYAALVVILAEGGLGTKWKEIKPALPAATALALAGVAVSVGVTATAAHYLIGLEWRQALIIGAVVSSTDAAAVFSVLRRIPLPARVTGTLEAESGFNDAPVVILVVAFSASGPVEHWYVLVGEIVLELAIGAAIGLAVGWLGSWGLRHVALPASGLYPIAVMAIAVTAYASGAMAHGSGFLAVYLASMVMGNAKLPHWPATRGFAEGLGWLAQIGMFVLLGLLVSPHELGDDVWPALIIGLVLTMVARPLSVLLCLTPFRVPWQEQTLMSWAGLRGAVPIVLATIPMVQGVDSSRRIFNIVFVLVVVYTLVQGPTLPWLAAKLRLGGDSEATDLGIESAPLERLRGHLLSVAIPEGSRMHGVEVNELRMPPGSAVTLVVRDGTSFVPMPTTVLQHGDELLVVATDPVRDAAERRLRAVGRGGKLAGWLGTNGASRAGREVRRDAR, encoded by the coding sequence GTGGCGCCGCCGCCTCGTGTCCACTGGAGAAGTGCGCCCGCGCGCGGCACGCACGCGCGCCAGGGAAGGGAACCGCCGCTGTCTGTCCACGACCTCAACGAACTGCTGCTCGTCTGCTCGCTCGTCCTGCTCCTCGCCGTCGCCGCGGTCCGGATCTCGTCACGCAGCGGGCTCCCCAGCCTGCTCGTGTACCTGGGCATCGGCGTCCTCATGGGCCAGGACGGCATCGGCGACATCAAGTTCGACAACGCCGAGCTGACCCAGGTCATCGGCTACGCGGCCCTCGTCGTGATCCTCGCCGAGGGCGGTCTGGGCACGAAGTGGAAGGAGATCAAGCCGGCCCTGCCGGCCGCCACCGCGCTGGCCCTGGCCGGGGTCGCGGTCAGCGTGGGCGTCACCGCCACGGCCGCGCACTATCTGATCGGCCTCGAGTGGCGCCAGGCGCTCATCATCGGGGCGGTCGTCTCCTCGACGGACGCGGCGGCGGTGTTCTCCGTGCTGCGCCGCATCCCGCTGCCCGCGCGCGTGACGGGCACCCTGGAGGCCGAGTCCGGCTTCAACGACGCCCCGGTCGTGATCCTCGTCGTCGCCTTCTCCGCCTCCGGTCCGGTGGAGCACTGGTACGTGCTGGTCGGCGAGATAGTGCTGGAGCTGGCCATCGGCGCCGCCATCGGACTCGCGGTGGGCTGGCTGGGCTCGTGGGGTCTGCGGCACGTGGCACTGCCCGCGTCCGGCCTCTACCCGATCGCCGTGATGGCGATCGCGGTCACCGCGTACGCGTCGGGCGCCATGGCGCACGGCAGCGGCTTCCTCGCCGTCTATCTCGCCTCGATGGTCATGGGCAACGCCAAGCTGCCGCACTGGCCGGCCACCCGCGGGTTCGCCGAGGGGCTCGGCTGGCTCGCCCAGATCGGCATGTTCGTGCTGCTCGGCCTGCTGGTCTCCCCGCACGAGCTGGGCGACGACGTGTGGCCCGCGCTGATCATCGGGCTGGTGCTGACGATGGTGGCCCGACCGCTGAGCGTGCTGCTGTGTCTGACGCCGTTCCGGGTGCCGTGGCAGGAGCAGACCCTGATGTCCTGGGCCGGGCTGCGCGGCGCGGTGCCCATCGTCCTGGCGACGATCCCCATGGTGCAGGGCGTCGACTCCAGCCGCCGCATCTTCAACATCGTCTTCGTGCTGGTCGTCGTCTACACCCTGGTGCAGGGCCCGACGCTGCCCTGGCTGGCCGCCAAGCTCCGGCTGGGCGGCGACAGCGAGGCCACCGACCTCGGGATCGAGTCGGCCCCCCTGGAGCGGCTGCGCGGGCATCTGCTGTCCGTCGCGATCCCGGAGGGCTCGCGGATGCACGGCGTCGAGGTCAACGAGCTGCGGATGCCTCCCGGGTCCGCGGTCACCCTCGTCGTGCGCGACGGGACGTCGTTCGTGCCGATGCCCACGACGGTGCTGCAACACGGCGACGAACTCCTCGTGGTCGCCACCGACCCGGTCCGGGACGCGGCCGAACGACGGCTGCGCGCCGTCGGCCGCGGCGGCAAGCTCGCCGGCTGGCTGGGCACGAACGGCGCCTCCCGCGCGGGGCGCGAGGTGCGGCGGGACGCGCGTTAA
- a CDS encoding MFS transporter: MASTVTSEPSKESKDSSAPARPGYGHLLRTRGAWTFLLPGFAARQPFAMLTLSIVLLVQHTTGSYGAAGAAAAVTGVSMALFAPYSGRLADRYGQRAVLVPGVLVHTLSGLTLTALALAHAPLWALFAAAVPTGASVPQIGPMVRARWGVKLKGSPLMTTAAAFESVTDELTFVLGPLLATALCTAVNPAAGLITEASLTLVGGLLFAAQKSTQPAVAAAGHTRVEHASALRIPGVRVLIMAFLGIGAVFGGMQVSLAAFTESIGEPGLNGVLYGTFAAGNMLSGLVCGAIAWRAAPQHRLVVAYAALAVTASGLWAAHSVLVLAGLGLLVGMCIAPALITGYTLVEGLVPAGARTEAFTWLTGAVALGQAAAVTVAGQLEDRFWGGSGFLVPMGGTLLALGTLLALRSRLSPRPRGRTVARGVGHRVPVTVD, from the coding sequence GTGGCATCCACGGTCACCTCGGAGCCGTCGAAGGAGTCGAAGGACTCGTCGGCCCCCGCCCGCCCCGGCTACGGGCACCTGCTGCGCACCCGCGGCGCCTGGACGTTCCTGCTCCCCGGCTTCGCCGCCCGCCAGCCGTTCGCGATGCTCACCCTCTCCATCGTGCTGCTCGTGCAGCACACCACCGGCTCCTACGGCGCGGCCGGTGCCGCCGCCGCGGTCACCGGTGTCTCCATGGCGCTGTTCGCCCCGTACAGCGGCCGGCTCGCCGACCGCTACGGGCAGCGCGCGGTGCTGGTCCCCGGCGTGCTCGTGCACACGCTGTCCGGGCTCACCCTGACCGCGCTCGCGCTGGCGCACGCCCCCCTGTGGGCGCTGTTCGCGGCGGCCGTGCCCACGGGCGCCTCGGTCCCGCAGATCGGGCCCATGGTGCGTGCCCGCTGGGGCGTGAAGCTGAAGGGCTCGCCCCTGATGACCACCGCGGCGGCCTTCGAGTCCGTCACCGACGAGCTGACGTTCGTCCTCGGCCCCCTGCTGGCGACCGCCCTGTGCACCGCCGTGAACCCGGCCGCCGGCCTGATCACGGAAGCCTCGCTGACCCTGGTCGGCGGTCTGCTGTTCGCCGCGCAGAAGAGCACCCAGCCTGCGGTCGCCGCCGCCGGGCACACGCGCGTGGAGCACGCCTCGGCCCTGCGGATCCCCGGCGTACGCGTGCTGATCATGGCGTTCCTCGGCATCGGCGCCGTCTTCGGCGGTATGCAGGTCTCGCTGGCCGCCTTCACCGAGTCGATCGGCGAGCCCGGCCTCAACGGCGTCCTGTACGGCACGTTCGCCGCCGGCAACATGCTCTCCGGCCTGGTCTGCGGCGCGATCGCCTGGCGGGCCGCCCCGCAGCACCGCCTCGTCGTCGCCTACGCCGCCCTCGCCGTGACGGCCTCCGGCCTGTGGGCCGCGCACTCGGTGCTGGTGCTGGCCGGCCTCGGCCTGCTGGTCGGCATGTGCATCGCGCCCGCGCTGATCACCGGCTACACCCTGGTCGAGGGCCTGGTCCCGGCCGGGGCCCGCACCGAGGCGTTCACCTGGCTGACCGGTGCGGTGGCGCTCGGCCAGGCGGCGGCCGTGACCGTCGCCGGGCAACTGGAGGACCGCTTCTGGGGCGGCTCCGGGTTCCTGGTCCCGATGGGCGGCACGCTGCTGGCCCTGGGGACCCTGCTGGCCCTGCGTTCACGGCTTTCCCCCCGCCCCCGGGGACGCACCGTGGCACGTGGCGTCGGTCACCGCGTGCCGGTGACAGTGGACTGA